The following coding sequences are from one Microbulbifer sp. TB1203 window:
- a CDS encoding MHYT domain-containing protein produces the protein MFGHYNLTLVALSYVISVLGAFTALQLAIGIPQARGGREKRNAILAAGAAMGGGAIWAMHFIAMLAYKMDIPVAYDVLTTLVSALIAIGACSIGLAIAGLGVFSLDKLLLAGFFMGCGVAGMHYTGMAAMLMPAEVGYDLNLLIISVVIAVIASSVALWMAFRMRGSWQIFGSATIAGVAVCGMHYTGMAAARYQYTGDIPPATFLGSMGGDYLGLSIFIISVALLMFSLLITQARRRRRASLAI, from the coding sequence ATGTTCGGCCACTATAACCTCACATTAGTAGCCTTGTCTTATGTGATATCCGTTTTAGGCGCTTTTACGGCCCTGCAGCTGGCGATTGGCATACCCCAGGCACGGGGCGGCAGGGAAAAACGCAACGCAATTCTCGCAGCGGGTGCAGCCATGGGCGGTGGTGCGATCTGGGCCATGCACTTTATCGCCATGCTGGCTTATAAGATGGATATACCCGTCGCCTACGACGTATTGACTACTCTGGTATCCGCGTTGATTGCAATCGGCGCTTGCTCCATTGGGCTGGCCATTGCGGGACTCGGTGTGTTCAGCCTCGATAAACTGCTGCTCGCCGGCTTCTTTATGGGCTGCGGCGTGGCCGGTATGCACTACACCGGTATGGCGGCCATGCTGATGCCGGCGGAGGTTGGTTACGACCTGAACCTGCTGATCATCTCGGTGGTTATCGCGGTGATCGCATCCTCGGTGGCTCTGTGGATGGCTTTCCGTATGCGCGGTTCCTGGCAGATTTTCGGCAGCGCCACCATCGCCGGGGTGGCGGTCTGCGGTATGCACTACACCGGTATGGCGGCGGCGAGATACCAATATACGGGGGATATCCCCCCGGCCACCTTCCTCGGGTCCATGGGCGGAGATTATCTCGGCCTGTCCATTTTTATTATCAGCGTGGCCCTGCTGATGTTCTCCCTGCTGATTACCCAGGCCCGCCGCAGGCGGCGGGCGTCGCTGGCGATTTGA